The proteins below come from a single Cervus elaphus chromosome 4, mCerEla1.1, whole genome shotgun sequence genomic window:
- the LOC122687953 gene encoding free fatty acid receptor 2-like, which translates to MPNLDNSLILTAYIIILLTGLPANLLALRAFLRRVRQPHPAPVHILLLSLTLADLLLLLLLPFKIIEAASDFRWELSDLACALMGFGFYSSIYCSTWLLAGISIERYLGVAFPVQYKLSRRPVYGVIAALIAWVMSFGHGTVVIIVQYLNSTQRATKENETTCYENFTQEQLRILLPIRLELCLLLFFIPMVVTTFCYSRFVWIMLTQPHVGAQKRRRAVGLAIVSLLNFLLCFGPYNISHLVGFHMKASPKWRREAVVFGSLNAGLDPLLFYFSSSVVRRSFGKGLQALHRRGSSLLGRRGKETVEAANEDRGVSQTEGVPSSDFTTD; encoded by the coding sequence ATGCCAAACTTGGACAACTCCTTGATCCTCACGGCCTACATTATTATCTTGCTCACCGGTCTCCCTGCCAACCTCCTGGCGCTGCGGGCCTTCCTGCGGCGCGTGCGCCAGCCCCACCCGGCACCCGTCCACATCCTCCTGCTCAGCCTGACACTGGCCgacctcctgctgctgctgctgctgcccttcAAAATCATCGAGGCCGCGTCTGACTTCCGCTGGGAGCTGTCTGATCTAGCCTGTGCCCTCATGGGCTTCGGCTTCTACAGCAGCATCTACTGCAGCACGTGGCTACTGGCGGGCATCAGCATCGAGCGCTACCTGGGAGTGGCTTTCCCCGTGCAGTACAAGCTGTCCCGCCGGCCCGTGTATGGAGTGATTGCCGCTCTGATCGCCTGGGTCATGTCCTTTGGTCATGGCACCGTGGTGATCATCGTTCAGTACCTGAATTCAACCCAGAGGGCCACAAAGGAGAATGAGACCACCTGCTATGAGAACTTCACCCAAGAGCAGCTGAGAATATTGCTTCCCATTCGGCTAGAGCTgtgcctcctcctcttcttcatcccTATGGTGGTCACCACCTTCTGCTACTCGCGTTTCGTGTGGATCATGCTCACCCAGCCCCACGTGGGGGCTCAGAAGCGGCGCCGAGCCGTGGGGCTGGCCATCGTGTCGCTCCTTAATTTCCTGCTGTGCTTTGGGCCCTATAACATATCGCACCTGGTGGGGTTCCACATGAAGGCAAGCCCCAAGTGGCGGAGGGAAGCTGTGGTGTTTGGTAGCCTCAATGCCGGTCTGGACCCCttgcttttctatttctcttcttcagTCGTACGCAGGTCCTTTGGGAAAGGGCTACAGGCCCTGCACCGTCGGGGCTCCTCCCTGCTGGGACGCAGAGGCAAAGAAACAGTGGAGGCGGCGAACGAGGACCGGGGCGTGAGTCAAACAGAGGGAGTGCCGAGTTCAGACTTCACCACGGACTAG